A genomic window from Streptomyces sp. HUAS YS2 includes:
- a CDS encoding phosphoribosyltransferase yields the protein MNEDVVWTGTWVAERLGVELVGDGDLRDLLGLALRRNPKRAHLLVSNVLGKHVPQRPSIVYGHGRALGVRAGELLGPAAADAVVVGYAETATGLGHSVADGLGHVPYLHSTRRPVAGVAPAGGFEESHSHATSHLLLPEDPKLLAGHGPLVLVDDEFSTGNTVLNTIRDLHGRYPRDRYVVVALVDMRSSDDLGRLEAFGAEIGARIDLVTGARGTVRLPDGVLAKGQELVAAHETPAVPTPRAEDTATAAAPVRVDLAWPAGVPDGGRHGFTPAHRALLETALPDMTARLAATLPTAAPGDDRPPRVLFLGNEELMYAPLRLAHALEETGADVSYSTTTRSPVLAVDDPGYAIRTRLVFPAHDTPADGPGDRYAYNVAGAGFDAVVAVVDSTADTPELHAPDGLLARLAAYIPHVVLAVVPSHTPRGASMLPEPLRGPAFSSYAPEEVGWLLQDLSEVELEAPTEEREEAIQSGGAHYAESLPVEYQPSEQYQQLFHAALDTSATRIARAVGTVTETVLAERSGRPVLVSLARAGTPVGVLMRRWAQYRHGLDLPHYAVSIVRGRGIDANALRWLAAHHDPADVVFVDGWTGKGAITRELAEALKDFDGFDPEIAVLADPGSCVRTYGTREDFLIPSACLNSTVSGLISRTVLRADLVGPDDFHGGKYYRELSGADVSNDFLDAVAARFDEVVDAVDAEAKELLAADRTPTWEGWAAVERISEEYGIHDVNLVKPGVGETTRVLLRRVPWKILAQRGAGADLDHVRLLAEQRGVPVEEVDELPYTCVGLIHPQFTRGATGADGKAVVNQ from the coding sequence GTGAACGAGGACGTGGTCTGGACGGGAACGTGGGTCGCCGAGCGACTGGGCGTCGAACTGGTCGGAGACGGTGATCTGCGGGACCTCCTCGGTCTCGCCCTGCGGCGCAACCCGAAGCGGGCGCACCTGCTCGTGTCGAACGTGCTCGGCAAGCACGTGCCGCAGCGTCCCTCGATCGTCTACGGGCACGGGCGCGCCCTCGGCGTACGGGCCGGGGAGCTGCTCGGCCCGGCCGCGGCGGACGCGGTCGTCGTCGGCTACGCGGAGACCGCCACCGGCCTCGGTCACTCCGTCGCCGACGGCCTCGGCCACGTCCCGTACCTGCACTCGACCCGCCGCCCCGTCGCCGGCGTGGCCCCCGCCGGCGGCTTCGAGGAGTCCCACTCCCACGCCACCTCCCACCTGCTGCTCCCCGAGGACCCCAAGCTGCTGGCCGGCCACGGCCCGCTGGTCCTCGTCGACGACGAGTTCTCCACCGGCAACACCGTCCTGAACACCATCCGCGACCTGCACGGCCGCTACCCGCGCGACCGCTACGTCGTCGTGGCCCTGGTCGACATGCGCTCGTCCGACGACCTCGGCCGGCTGGAGGCCTTCGGCGCGGAGATCGGTGCCCGGATCGACCTGGTCACCGGCGCCCGCGGCACCGTCCGCCTCCCGGACGGCGTCCTCGCCAAGGGCCAGGAACTCGTCGCGGCCCACGAGACACCGGCCGTCCCGACGCCGCGCGCCGAGGACACGGCCACTGCTGCCGCGCCCGTGCGCGTCGACCTGGCCTGGCCCGCCGGCGTCCCCGACGGCGGCCGGCACGGCTTCACCCCCGCCCACCGGGCCCTCCTGGAGACGGCCCTCCCGGACATGACGGCCCGCCTCGCCGCCACGCTGCCGACGGCCGCCCCCGGCGACGACCGCCCGCCCCGCGTCCTCTTCCTCGGCAACGAGGAGCTGATGTACGCCCCGCTCCGCCTCGCCCACGCGCTGGAGGAGACCGGGGCCGACGTCTCGTACTCGACCACCACCCGTTCGCCCGTACTCGCCGTCGACGACCCCGGGTACGCGATCCGCACCCGACTCGTCTTCCCCGCCCACGACACCCCCGCCGACGGCCCCGGCGACCGCTACGCCTACAACGTCGCGGGTGCCGGCTTCGACGCCGTCGTCGCCGTCGTCGACTCCACCGCCGACACGCCGGAACTCCACGCCCCCGACGGGCTGCTCGCCCGGCTGGCTGCGTACATTCCGCACGTCGTGCTCGCCGTCGTCCCTTCCCACACCCCCCGAGGTGCCTCGATGCTGCCCGAGCCGCTGCGCGGTCCCGCCTTCTCCTCGTACGCCCCCGAGGAGGTCGGCTGGCTGCTGCAGGACCTCTCCGAGGTCGAACTGGAGGCCCCGACCGAGGAGCGCGAGGAGGCCATCCAGAGCGGTGGCGCCCACTACGCCGAGTCCCTGCCGGTCGAGTACCAGCCGAGCGAGCAGTACCAGCAGCTCTTCCACGCCGCCCTGGACACCTCCGCCACGCGCATCGCCCGCGCCGTCGGCACCGTCACCGAGACCGTCCTCGCCGAGCGGTCCGGCCGGCCCGTACTTGTCTCCCTCGCCCGCGCCGGCACCCCCGTCGGCGTCCTGATGCGCCGCTGGGCCCAGTACCGGCACGGCCTCGACCTGCCGCACTACGCCGTCTCCATCGTCCGCGGCCGGGGCATCGACGCCAACGCCCTGCGCTGGCTCGCCGCCCACCACGACCCCGCCGACGTCGTCTTCGTCGACGGCTGGACCGGCAAGGGCGCCATCACCCGTGAACTCGCCGAGGCTCTCAAGGACTTCGACGGCTTCGACCCCGAGATCGCCGTCCTCGCCGACCCCGGCTCCTGCGTCCGCACCTACGGCACCCGCGAGGACTTCCTCATCCCCTCCGCCTGCCTCAACTCCACCGTCTCCGGCCTGATATCGCGGACCGTGCTCCGCGCCGACCTCGTCGGCCCCGACGACTTCCACGGCGGCAAGTACTACCGCGAACTCTCCGGCGCCGACGTCTCCAACGACTTCCTCGACGCCGTCGCCGCCCGCTTCGACGAGGTCGTCGACGCCGTCGACGCCGAGGCCAAGGAACTCCTCGCCGCCGACCGCACCCCGACCTGGGAGGGCTGGGCCGCCGTCGAGCGGATCAGCGAGGAGTACGGCATCCACGACGTCAACCTCGTCAAGCCGGGCGTCGGCGAGACCACCCGCGTCCTGCTGCGCCGCGTCCCCTGGAAGATCCTCGCCCAGCGAGGCGCCGGCGCCGACCTCGACCACGTCCGCCTGCTCGCCGAACAGCGTGGGGTCCCCGTCGAAGAGGTGGACGAACTCCCCTATACCTGCGTCGGCCTGATCCACCCCCAGTTCACCAGGGGTGCGACAGGCGCCGACGGCAAGGCGGTGGTGAACCAGTGA